In Coprobacter tertius, the following proteins share a genomic window:
- a CDS encoding prolyl oligopeptidase family serine peptidase, translating to MKQLINKCIMAGVIALSACQTPGKGTDEIIGKNNPEIINGLMTPEVLMSFGRVSGAELSPDKQKILFGVTYVSVPENKSNRELFVMNVDGSDKQQITHTSKSEQNAVWLNGGEQIAFLTSESGSSQIWIMNADGSNRKQITDMGKGIDGFSVSPDGKKIVFIQNVKYGKRSVDVYPDLPKATGRIIDDLMYKHWDEWVEEIPHPFIADFNGKEIMNISDILEGQPYEAPMKPFGGIEDFAWTSDSKKIAYTCRKKTGKAYALSTNSDIYLYDIESKTDKNLTEGMMGYDTNPRISPDGRYMAWMSMERDGYESDKNRLFVMNLTTGEKQYLTDKFDYSLDVLQWGTDNNTLFFICAYKGTEQIFRIDRITKQITLVTEGDYDYASICPVSNDLLITQRHSLSMPDEIYSINIPEKKVSELSFENKEILEKLNMGKVEGRWIGTTDNKKMLTWIVYPPHFDPNKKYPTLLYCQGGPQSPVTQFWSYRWNLQIMAANGYIVVAPNRRGLYGFGQEWLEQISGDYGGQCMLDYFSAIDTVKQERYVDADHLGAVGASFGGYSVYWLAGHHNKRFKAFIAHAGIFNTEQQYVETEEMWFANWDLGGPFWDKNNPVAQRSYANSPHKFVDKWDTPILVSHGERDYRILASQGMAAYDAAMLRGIPAELLIFPDENHWVAQPQNAVLWQRVFFRWLDHWLKPESTNKK from the coding sequence ATGAAACAATTAATAAACAAATGTATTATGGCCGGAGTTATTGCATTGTCTGCCTGCCAGACACCCGGAAAAGGAACCGATGAGATAATCGGGAAAAATAATCCCGAAATTATAAACGGACTCATGACTCCCGAAGTCTTAATGAGCTTCGGACGAGTGAGCGGTGCAGAATTATCTCCCGACAAGCAGAAAATACTTTTCGGTGTTACGTACGTAAGTGTTCCCGAAAACAAAAGCAATCGTGAATTATTTGTTATGAATGTCGATGGAAGCGACAAACAACAAATCACGCACACATCAAAATCGGAACAAAATGCCGTATGGTTGAATGGAGGAGAACAAATTGCATTTCTGACATCGGAAAGCGGAAGCTCTCAAATCTGGATTATGAACGCCGATGGAAGTAATCGCAAACAAATAACCGATATGGGAAAAGGGATCGACGGGTTCTCTGTATCTCCAGATGGCAAAAAGATCGTATTTATACAAAATGTCAAATATGGCAAAAGATCTGTAGATGTTTATCCCGATCTTCCCAAAGCAACAGGACGTATCATCGACGATCTGATGTATAAACACTGGGATGAATGGGTAGAAGAAATTCCACATCCTTTCATAGCCGATTTCAATGGAAAAGAAATTATGAATATTTCGGATATTCTCGAGGGACAACCTTATGAAGCCCCGATGAAACCTTTCGGAGGAATAGAAGATTTCGCCTGGACAAGCGATAGCAAAAAAATAGCATATACTTGTCGTAAAAAAACCGGAAAAGCTTATGCATTATCTACAAATTCCGATATTTATTTATACGACATCGAATCTAAAACCGATAAAAATCTTACCGAAGGAATGATGGGATACGATACTAATCCGAGGATATCTCCCGATGGCCGCTATATGGCATGGATGAGTATGGAACGCGATGGATACGAATCAGATAAAAACCGGCTGTTTGTAATGAATCTTACTACGGGAGAAAAACAATATCTCACCGATAAATTCGATTATAGTCTCGATGTATTACAATGGGGAACAGATAATAATACCCTGTTTTTTATCTGTGCTTATAAAGGAACCGAACAAATCTTCCGTATCGACCGTATAACAAAACAAATTACCCTTGTTACCGAGGGTGATTATGACTATGCCTCTATTTGTCCGGTTTCAAATGATCTCCTGATTACCCAGCGCCACTCTTTATCGATGCCTGACGAAATTTATTCGATAAATATTCCCGAAAAAAAAGTCAGTGAATTATCATTCGAGAATAAAGAGATTCTTGAAAAGCTGAATATGGGTAAAGTAGAAGGAAGATGGATAGGAACAACCGATAACAAAAAAATGCTTACCTGGATCGTTTACCCACCTCATTTCGATCCTAATAAAAAATATCCTACTTTGCTTTATTGCCAAGGAGGACCTCAAAGTCCCGTAACTCAATTTTGGTCGTACCGATGGAACCTGCAAATTATGGCAGCTAACGGATATATCGTAGTAGCTCCCAATCGTAGAGGATTATATGGATTCGGACAGGAATGGCTCGAACAAATCAGCGGTGATTACGGAGGACAATGCATGCTCGATTATTTCTCGGCCATAGATACCGTAAAACAAGAACGTTACGTAGATGCCGACCACCTGGGAGCCGTCGGAGCCAGTTTCGGCGGATATTCGGTTTACTGGCTGGCAGGACATCATAATAAAAGATTTAAAGCTTTTATCGCCCACGCCGGAATTTTCAATACCGAACAACAATACGTAGAAACGGAAGAAATGTGGTTTGCCAACTGGGATTTAGGAGGTCCGTTTTGGGACAAAAATAATCCCGTCGCTCAACGCTCATATGCCAATTCGCCACATAAATTCGTCGATAAATGGGATACTCCTATTCTGGTTAGCCATGGCGAACGCGATTACCGTATACTCGCATCTCAAGGTATGGCTGCGTATGATGCCGCTATGCTACGCGGTATTCCGGCCGAGCTGCTCATCTTCCCAGACGAAAACCATTGGGTCGCCCAACCTCAAAATGCAGTTTTATGGCAACGTGTATTTTTCCGTTGGCTCGATCATTGGCTAAAACCAGAATCTACCAATAAAAAATAA
- the folE gene encoding GTP cyclohydrolase I FolE, producing the protein MEESNDSLTPEKLKIREQLAYHYKCILSLLGEDVDREGLIKTPERVAKAMQFLTKGYEQSPQQIISSAMFREDYRQMVIVKDIDFYSLCEHHMLPFFGKAHVAYIPDKYITGLSKIARIVEVYARRLQVQERMTLQIKECLQQTLNPLGVMVVIEAQHMCMQMRGVEKQHSTTTTSDFTGAFRDLKTREEFISLIKKGSL; encoded by the coding sequence ATGGAAGAAAGCAATGATAGTCTCACTCCCGAGAAATTGAAAATACGGGAACAATTGGCTTATCATTATAAATGTATATTATCGCTTTTGGGAGAAGATGTCGATCGTGAAGGGCTGATTAAAACTCCCGAACGAGTAGCGAAAGCGATGCAGTTTTTGACTAAAGGGTATGAGCAATCTCCTCAGCAGATTATTTCTTCGGCAATGTTTCGCGAAGATTACCGTCAGATGGTTATTGTGAAAGATATCGATTTTTATTCTTTGTGTGAACATCATATGTTGCCTTTTTTCGGGAAAGCTCATGTTGCCTATATTCCCGATAAATATATTACAGGATTAAGTAAGATTGCACGTATTGTCGAAGTTTATGCCCGTCGTCTTCAGGTGCAGGAACGTATGACGTTGCAAATTAAAGAATGTTTACAGCAAACCTTAAATCCGCTTGGAGTTATGGTTGTAATCGAAGCTCAACATATGTGTATGCAGATGCGTGGTGTCGAAAAACAGCATTCTACAACTACGACGTCTGATTTTACCGGAGCATTTAGGGATCTTAAAACGCGGGAAGAATTTATTTCTCTGATAAAAAAAGGTTCTTTATAA
- a CDS encoding SPOR domain-containing protein — MKKAVFLIPIFCGLFIPSVFSMQTAVADTSIVQHLTRIGEEGRVRIFQDARLASKLSRNATAFKSSGTFVGENGLPSSYVTVSGYRIQVFSDNNQRKSKDEATRKASLIRSSVPDIETYVTYTSPFWRLRVGDFRTFEEANARMRDLKTAFPEFAKEMRIVRETVRIPQYEPLD, encoded by the coding sequence ATGAAAAAGGCCGTATTTTTAATTCCGATATTTTGCGGATTATTTATCCCATCCGTATTTTCGATGCAAACAGCAGTTGCCGATACGTCTATCGTGCAACATCTTACCCGAATAGGAGAAGAGGGGAGGGTACGCATTTTTCAGGATGCGCGTCTGGCAAGTAAACTCAGCCGTAACGCTACTGCGTTTAAGTCTTCGGGAACATTTGTGGGGGAGAATGGTTTACCTTCGTCTTATGTAACAGTAAGTGGTTATCGTATTCAAGTATTTTCAGATAACAACCAGCGTAAATCAAAAGATGAAGCAACTCGTAAAGCAAGTCTTATTCGTAGTTCGGTTCCTGATATAGAGACATATGTGACTTATACTTCTCCTTTTTGGCGTTTGCGGGTTGGAGATTTCAGAACATTTGAAGAAGCGAATGCGAGGATGCGGGATCTAAAAACTGCATTTCCTGAGTTTGCAAAAGAGATGCGTATTGTACGAGAAACTGTACGTATTCCACAGTATGAACCTCTTGATTAA
- the tpiA gene encoding triose-phosphate isomerase, with product MRKNIVAGNWKMNKTLQEGLELAKGIDKALAGKNPNCDVIIGTPFIHLASVVEAIDTKKIGVAAENCADKASGAYTGEVSAEMVASTGAKYVILGHSERRAYYHETPEILKEKVKLALANGLTPIFCIGEVLEERESGKHFEVVKSQIEHSLFDLSAEDFGKIILAYEPVWAIGTGKTATAEQAQEMHAFIRKTLADKYGKEVADNCSILYGGSCNPSNAKELFSNTDVDGGLIGGASLKVDTFTAIIDAF from the coding sequence ATGAGAAAGAACATTGTTGCAGGAAACTGGAAAATGAACAAGACACTTCAGGAAGGTCTTGAATTGGCAAAAGGAATCGATAAAGCTTTGGCCGGGAAAAATCCCAATTGTGATGTGATTATCGGTACTCCGTTTATTCATCTTGCCAGTGTCGTAGAAGCTATAGATACGAAAAAAATAGGTGTAGCCGCTGAAAACTGTGCCGATAAGGCATCAGGGGCTTATACCGGAGAAGTTTCTGCCGAAATGGTTGCTTCTACAGGTGCAAAATATGTGATATTAGGTCATTCGGAACGTCGGGCTTATTATCATGAAACTCCCGAAATACTGAAAGAGAAAGTAAAATTGGCTTTAGCAAATGGTCTTACTCCTATTTTTTGTATTGGTGAGGTTTTGGAAGAAAGAGAATCCGGAAAACATTTTGAGGTTGTAAAATCACAAATCGAGCATTCTTTATTCGATCTTTCAGCTGAAGATTTCGGTAAAATTATTCTTGCATACGAGCCTGTTTGGGCAATCGGTACCGGCAAAACAGCTACGGCCGAACAAGCTCAGGAAATGCATGCGTTTATTCGTAAAACACTTGCTGATAAATACGGTAAAGAAGTTGCGGATAACTGCTCTATACTTTATGGTGGAAGTTGCAATCCTTCAAATGCTAAAGAATTATTCTCGAATACCGATGTTGACGGCGGTCTCATTGGCGGTGCATCACTGAAAGTAGATACTTTCACTGCTATCATCGATGCATTTTAA
- a CDS encoding BT_3928 family protein, giving the protein MENKTEQTVKTTDKNNKWWLTLLIVLARMTVGATFVFSGFVKAIDPMGTVYKFEDYFSAFGWEFLAPLALLFAVVLAAFEFLLGVNMFLGSYRKLTSWLILLVMSFMTPFTLYLAIKNPVSDCGCFGDALVITNWETFFKNIVLLLLSVFLFRFNERVRGIYNKPVQWVTVIFILAFVLSVTWVGYNRLPLLDFRPYKNGVNIPKEMVTAGKSHTGEDNFVFIYEKDGIKKEFSIDDYPSDDSTWTFVDRVEKVSVENLEPKIKDFNISSPEGDMTTDILADTNYVFLMFSADINKADDSEIDRINDIYDYAQAHGYGFYCVTSSSMKDIKRWQDDTGAEYPFLYMDEIAIKTIIRANPGMLLLKDGTIYWKLSETELPDESDLTAPLNELVWGKQRTYNAELRIWYISLAFLVPMLLLLLTEKTVAAIIINLKNWRARRRARREAKKAFRKLESEDDSLRTGEQNDK; this is encoded by the coding sequence ATGGAGAATAAAACCGAACAGACCGTTAAAACGACGGATAAAAATAATAAATGGTGGCTTACGTTACTTATTGTCTTGGCAAGGATGACGGTAGGTGCTACGTTTGTCTTTTCCGGGTTTGTGAAGGCCATCGATCCGATGGGAACGGTTTATAAATTCGAGGATTATTTTTCGGCTTTCGGATGGGAGTTTTTGGCTCCACTCGCACTTTTATTCGCTGTCGTACTGGCTGCTTTCGAATTTTTGCTTGGAGTAAATATGTTCCTGGGTTCTTATCGTAAACTTACCTCGTGGTTGATATTACTTGTTATGTCATTTATGACACCGTTTACCCTTTATCTTGCCATAAAGAATCCGGTAAGCGATTGCGGATGTTTCGGAGATGCTTTAGTGATAACGAACTGGGAGACTTTTTTTAAAAATATCGTTCTACTCTTGTTATCGGTATTTTTATTCCGTTTCAATGAGCGGGTACGTGGTATATACAATAAACCGGTACAATGGGTAACCGTTATATTCATTCTTGCATTTGTTTTGTCGGTAACTTGGGTCGGTTATAATCGGTTGCCGTTACTCGATTTCAGGCCTTATAAAAATGGTGTGAATATTCCGAAAGAAATGGTGACGGCAGGTAAGTCTCATACAGGTGAAGATAATTTCGTTTTTATATATGAGAAAGATGGAATAAAAAAAGAATTTTCGATTGATGATTATCCTTCCGATGACTCGACTTGGACATTTGTTGACCGTGTGGAAAAAGTATCGGTTGAAAATTTAGAACCGAAAATTAAAGATTTTAATATATCGTCGCCCGAAGGAGATATGACAACCGATATTCTGGCCGATACGAATTATGTTTTTCTAATGTTTTCTGCTGATATTAATAAGGCGGATGATAGTGAAATAGATCGAATTAACGATATATATGATTATGCGCAGGCTCATGGATACGGTTTTTATTGTGTAACTTCATCTTCGATGAAAGATATAAAACGCTGGCAAGATGATACCGGAGCCGAATATCCGTTCCTTTATATGGATGAAATCGCTATAAAAACCATTATAAGGGCAAATCCCGGAATGCTGTTGTTGAAGGACGGTACTATATATTGGAAACTTAGTGAAACGGAATTACCGGATGAGTCGGATCTTACTGCACCGTTAAATGAATTGGTGTGGGGAAAACAGAGAACTTATAATGCCGAATTACGTATTTGGTATATTTCATTGGCTTTTTTGGTTCCTATGTTATTGTTATTGCTGACTGAAAAAACGGTTGCGGCGATTATTATTAATTTAAAAAATTGGCGGGCACGAAGACGGGCACGGAGAGAAGCCAAGAAAGCATTCCGGAAATTAGAATCTGAGGATGACAGCTTGCGTACGGGTGAACAAAACGATAAATAA
- a CDS encoding DUF1599 domain-containing protein, with amino-acid sequence MPDTVTQFEHVIGLCRDLYAKKLQDYGPSWRIMRPRSVTDQIFIKTNRIRCLETKGESKIDEGIRSEFIAIVNYGIIGLIQLEKGYSDCEDITIEEALDLYDKYMTITKELMYAKNHDYDEAWRSMRISSYTDLILMKIYRTKQIENNQGKTIVSEGIDANYMDMINYSLFGLIKIEYGE; translated from the coding sequence ATGCCAGATACCGTTACACAATTCGAGCATGTTATAGGCCTTTGTCGCGACTTGTATGCTAAAAAATTGCAAGATTATGGGCCTTCGTGGCGTATTATGCGTCCGAGATCGGTTACAGATCAGATATTTATAAAAACTAATCGGATAAGATGTCTTGAGACCAAAGGTGAATCGAAAATAGATGAAGGAATACGTTCCGAATTTATTGCTATCGTTAATTATGGCATTATAGGTCTTATACAGCTTGAAAAAGGATATTCCGATTGTGAGGATATTACGATAGAAGAAGCTCTCGATCTGTATGATAAATATATGACGATTACAAAAGAATTGATGTATGCCAAAAACCATGATTATGACGAGGCATGGCGCAGTATGCGTATCAGTTCTTATACCGATCTCATTTTAATGAAAATTTACCGGACCAAACAAATTGAGAATAATCAAGGTAAAACCATTGTTTCAGAGGGCATCGATGCCAATTATATGGATATGATAAACTATTCGCTTTTCGGATTGATTAAAATCGAATATGGAGAATAA
- a CDS encoding porin family protein produces MKRKFLLLFAVLFLSAAAVSAQENRMYWGPKIGLNIASITKSSFSSWRGGANVGLFAMYRYNDFWGAEVDLMFSQMGANYADGNMRVNYLTLPIMGKVYLYRNLNLQLGPQIGVKVYDNVHVYGEGNNRDTKAFNSFEVGFVVGLGYEFNFGLVTDIRYGIGFTNSLKNSYAMGDNCKNQMFQLSVGWKF; encoded by the coding sequence ATGAAACGTAAATTTTTATTATTGTTTGCTGTCCTCTTTTTGAGTGCAGCGGCTGTATCGGCTCAAGAAAACAGAATGTACTGGGGGCCGAAAATAGGGTTGAATATTGCTTCGATCACAAAATCGAGTTTTTCATCTTGGAGAGGCGGTGCTAATGTCGGGCTTTTTGCGATGTACCGTTATAACGATTTCTGGGGAGCAGAAGTAGATTTGATGTTTTCGCAGATGGGTGCGAATTACGCTGATGGAAATATGAGGGTAAACTACCTTACGTTGCCCATCATGGGTAAAGTATATTTGTACCGTAATCTCAATTTGCAGTTAGGGCCGCAAATAGGGGTGAAAGTGTATGATAATGTACATGTATATGGAGAAGGAAATAATCGGGATACAAAAGCCTTCAATAGTTTCGAAGTTGGTTTTGTGGTCGGTTTGGGTTATGAATTTAATTTTGGTCTTGTAACCGATATCCGATATGGAATAGGATTTACGAATTCTCTGAAAAACAGTTATGCGATGGGAGATAATTGTAAGAACCAGATGTTCCAACTTTCGGTGGGGTGGAAATTCTGA
- a CDS encoding DcaP family trimeric outer membrane transporter: MKKRVLILMLLMGSLYPGFTKAQEDTTVEKGAFICILGKDHKGNDEIIGLFKETQLPHFQDPRAPRFLLIDQKRKVALGIGGYVKMTVSSDFKGISDDLDFIPYDISVPNNHRDNGQYQMDVFTSRLFLKLVGNNHALGKYTAYLETDFRGPHHTLRLRQAYVSMKGFLLGMSWSTFSDLAALPPTIDFNGPNGNTDLRNVQLRYEFSMGKHWKAAVAAEAPDVTGTFSDETSQIHQRMPDIPMWIQFNWGKNSHIRASGLLRGLSYRNDLLEKNKMKMGWGVQLSGLAGLGPLTFFYQGTYGKGIAQYISDVSGNNLDLVPNTERPGQLQPMPVLGVVGGLQWTISPKFFVSANYSLAHAYYEKGFTVPDGYRQGQYICTNAFMNLTKECMLGVEYLHGIREDLNKEKGHANRIQAMIQYNF, encoded by the coding sequence ATGAAAAAACGTGTTTTGATATTAATGCTTCTTATGGGAAGTTTGTATCCTGGTTTTACAAAAGCACAAGAGGATACGACGGTTGAAAAAGGAGCATTTATTTGTATTCTGGGAAAAGACCATAAAGGAAATGATGAAATTATCGGCTTGTTTAAAGAAACGCAGCTTCCTCATTTTCAGGATCCTCGTGCTCCCCGTTTTTTATTAATAGACCAGAAAAGAAAAGTGGCTCTCGGTATTGGAGGATATGTGAAAATGACGGTTTCTTCTGATTTTAAAGGCATCTCTGACGATCTTGACTTTATTCCTTACGATATTTCGGTTCCCAATAATCACCGAGATAACGGACAATATCAGATGGACGTATTTACTTCTCGTTTATTTTTAAAATTGGTAGGGAATAATCATGCATTAGGTAAATACACGGCTTACTTAGAAACTGATTTCCGCGGTCCTCATCATACCCTCCGTCTCAGGCAGGCATATGTTTCGATGAAGGGATTTTTGTTGGGAATGTCGTGGAGTACTTTTTCCGATCTGGCAGCTTTGCCTCCTACGATAGACTTTAATGGGCCGAATGGCAATACGGATCTTAGGAATGTACAGCTCAGATATGAATTTTCGATGGGAAAACATTGGAAAGCGGCTGTTGCAGCTGAAGCTCCTGATGTAACCGGTACATTTTCTGATGAAACGTCTCAAATACATCAACGTATGCCTGATATACCTATGTGGATTCAATTTAATTGGGGGAAAAACAGTCATATAAGAGCTTCAGGGTTATTACGTGGATTGTCGTATCGGAATGATCTGTTGGAGAAAAATAAGATGAAAATGGGTTGGGGTGTGCAATTAAGTGGATTAGCCGGCTTAGGACCTTTGACATTTTTTTATCAGGGAACCTATGGAAAGGGAATCGCACAATATATAAGCGATGTTTCCGGAAATAATTTAGATCTTGTTCCTAATACTGAAAGGCCCGGGCAATTACAGCCGATGCCTGTTTTGGGTGTGGTAGGGGGGCTTCAGTGGACTATTTCTCCCAAATTCTTTGTTTCTGCAAACTATAGCCTTGCTCACGCCTATTATGAAAAAGGGTTTACCGTACCCGATGGCTATAGGCAAGGACAGTACATATGTACGAATGCTTTTATGAACTTGACTAAAGAATGTATGCTGGGAGTCGAATATCTGCATGGTATTCGTGAAGATTTAAATAAAGAAAAAGGTCATGCTAATCGTATACAGGCTATGATACAGTATAACTTTTAA
- the guaA gene encoding glutamine-hydrolyzing GMP synthase: protein MQEKIIILDFGSQYTQLIARRVRELNTYCEIVPFNKFPEDRDGIKGVILSGSPFSVNDPNALYTDLSGIRGKYPVLGVCYGAQFLAHTSGGKVESADSREYGRAQLKWHDEDDTLFKGVRNNSTVWMSHGDTITSVPDSFKLVASTDEVRVAGFKIEGEKTWGVQFHPEVYHSEDGKILLNNFVKDVCGCAQDWTPASFIESTVAMLKEKIGNDKVVLALSGGVDSTVAAVLLNKAIGRNLVCIFVDNGLLRKNEFENVLKNYEHMGLNVLGIDAKDKFYKALAGVTEPEKKRKIIGKGFIEVFDEEARKLKDIKWLAQGTIYPDVIESLSITGMVIKSHHNVGGLPQKMNLKLVEPLRLLFKDEVRRVGRELKITEDLIGRHPFPGPGLGVRILGDITPEKVRVLQEADHIFIQGLIDTGLYKEVWQAGAILLPVQSVGVMGDERTYENAVALRAVLSTDGMTADWAKLPYDFLGKVSNDIINKVRGVNRVVYDISSKPPATIEWE from the coding sequence ATGCAGGAAAAGATTATCATTCTTGATTTCGGTTCACAATATACGCAGTTGATTGCTCGTAGAGTACGAGAGTTGAACACGTATTGTGAAATAGTTCCTTTTAATAAGTTTCCTGAGGATAGAGATGGCATTAAAGGCGTGATTTTGTCCGGAAGCCCTTTCTCGGTGAATGATCCGAACGCTCTTTATACCGATCTTTCGGGTATAAGAGGAAAATATCCGGTACTGGGAGTTTGTTATGGTGCTCAATTTCTGGCACATACTTCCGGGGGTAAAGTCGAATCGGCCGATAGCCGGGAGTATGGTCGTGCCCAACTTAAATGGCATGACGAGGACGACACTCTTTTTAAAGGAGTAAGGAACAACTCTACCGTATGGATGTCGCACGGCGATACGATTACTTCAGTACCCGATTCTTTTAAATTGGTTGCCAGTACCGATGAGGTACGTGTCGCGGGTTTTAAGATAGAAGGGGAAAAAACTTGGGGAGTGCAATTTCATCCGGAAGTATATCACAGCGAAGACGGGAAGATATTACTTAATAATTTTGTTAAAGATGTATGTGGTTGTGCACAGGATTGGACTCCGGCTTCTTTTATCGAAAGTACCGTAGCTATGTTGAAAGAAAAAATAGGTAATGATAAAGTCGTACTTGCATTATCGGGTGGAGTAGATTCTACGGTAGCTGCCGTTTTGTTGAATAAAGCGATCGGTCGTAACCTTGTTTGTATATTTGTAGATAATGGCCTTTTACGTAAAAATGAATTTGAAAATGTGCTGAAAAATTATGAGCACATGGGATTAAACGTACTAGGAATAGATGCTAAGGATAAATTTTATAAAGCTCTTGCCGGAGTTACCGAACCTGAGAAAAAACGTAAGATCATAGGAAAAGGATTTATTGAGGTTTTCGATGAGGAAGCGCGTAAACTCAAAGATATAAAATGGCTGGCTCAGGGTACGATATACCCTGATGTAATAGAGTCTCTGTCGATTACCGGTATGGTGATAAAATCGCATCACAATGTCGGTGGTTTACCGCAGAAGATGAATTTGAAACTGGTAGAACCTTTGCGACTGTTATTTAAAGATGAGGTACGTCGTGTAGGTAGAGAATTGAAAATTACTGAAGACCTTATCGGACGACATCCCTTCCCGGGACCTGGTTTGGGTGTACGTATTTTAGGCGATATTACTCCCGAAAAAGTGCGTGTTTTGCAAGAAGCCGACCATATTTTTATACAAGGGCTTATAGATACGGGTCTTTACAAGGAGGTATGGCAGGCGGGTGCTATCTTACTTCCGGTACAATCGGTTGGAGTGATGGGGGATGAGCGTACTTATGAAAATGCAGTCGCATTGCGAGCTGTCCTTTCTACCGATGGTATGACGGCCGACTGGGCCAAATTACCTTATGATTTTTTGGGTAAGGTTTCTAACGATATAATCAACAAAGTGCGGGGGGTAAATCGCGTTGTGTATGATATCAGTTCTAAACCCCCTGCCACGATCGAGTGGGAATAA